CACTATGAGTACTCTTTTACAAACTTTTTGACAATTAATGAGTCCTGAACCTAGGCAAGTCGCCCTGCTCTTCCCCGGGCAGTCGGCAGGCAAGCCGCTTTCCGATGTCTATTTGTACTGGAAAAAGCTGCGCCAACGGCTTGGCCTAGACAATGTGCGTATTCACGACTGGCATACCTTTGCCAGTCTGCTGGTCAATAACGGTCATCCCCTTTACGAGGTACAGGAACTTCTGGGCCACAGCGACCCCAGAACAACCACTCGCTATGCCACCTGGAGCAAAACTCCCTGCTCAGGGGGTTCAAAATATCAGTGATTTGCTGGCTGACAATGATGATGCCAGTGCTGCTGGTAGCCCTGGCCGTGCAGATAAAAAATCCGGCCTTGTGGCCCGGAAACCTACCAGCAAGAAACGCAAGCCGGATGAGTACACGCCGCTCAATACACGGCAAGCAAGGCACAAAAAACAGGATCACCAAAGCGAGGAGGAGAGCCGAAGGCAAGCATCAGAAAGTCCGGATAGGCGCGAATTTGGGCCTGATCAAGGATTTTGGGGGATGTGTCCGTTACTCATTAACAGACGAACTGTGGGTGATCCCACAATGTCTAATACTCGCAAAGGCGGCTTTTAGCAAGACTGCTGCACCCCAAAAAAATGAACACCAATTTCGTCTTGAAAAATTATCTGTAATTTTAACAAGATAGACTAAGCATTTTTCGCAATAGCCATAATCACCCACAGTTCGTCTGTTAGTGAGATGAACTATGGCTCAGGGGGACTGAAAAGACTCATATACTGCCCCCCATTAAAGATGGCCGGAAGGACAGCTTGCCATAGAGGATGCATCCCACGGTAAAGGACGAATTGTAAAATGACGCAAAGCTCAGCCCGGCAGGGCGAATCTCATCTGCTTCTGCCCAATACAGACATTGAAGACATGGCACGCGTGCTTGCCCCTCTGTCGCGCCACCTAGTTTCAGATGGCTATGATGCAGCACTTGACGCACTGGCAAGCCGTTTTCCCA
This window of the Desulfovibrio porci genome carries:
- a CDS encoding tyrosine-type recombinase/integrase — its product is MSPEPRQVALLFPGQSAGKPLSDVYLYWKKLRQRLGLDNVRIHDWHTFASLLVNNGHPLYEVQELLGHSDPRTTTRYATWSKTPCSGGSKYQ